One genomic region from Haloplanus natans DSM 17983 encodes:
- a CDS encoding SWIM zinc finger family protein, producing MSIDDAAEVSPSVTTLDDRDARALSECMTVLPEGADIYTVVGENGGTYTVDADAGRCTCPDAEYRDANCKHRRRVAFATGERPIPAWVDTDAVDPQLGAHVDGPRWECDHGRTHCAESAGARDDAVRCSDCTAEVVADGGVIEAGDEGELLDEDDDGVVDLAEVTGDAEPERPEDCDCGDWNAGLGLPCWPCYREGFGTPASAGGEGADA from the coding sequence ATGTCAATCGACGACGCGGCCGAAGTTAGTCCTTCGGTCACGACCCTCGACGATCGCGACGCCCGCGCGCTCTCGGAGTGCATGACCGTGCTCCCGGAGGGCGCCGACATCTACACCGTCGTCGGCGAGAACGGTGGTACCTACACCGTCGACGCCGACGCCGGCCGCTGTACCTGTCCCGACGCGGAGTACCGAGACGCGAACTGTAAGCACCGCCGGCGGGTCGCTTTCGCCACGGGCGAGCGCCCGATCCCGGCGTGGGTCGACACTGACGCCGTCGATCCACAGCTCGGCGCCCACGTCGACGGCCCGCGCTGGGAGTGCGACCACGGACGGACTCACTGTGCCGAGAGCGCCGGCGCTCGCGACGACGCGGTCCGCTGTTCGGACTGCACGGCCGAGGTCGTCGCGGACGGCGGAGTCATCGAGGCCGGCGACGAGGGCGAGCTCCTCGACGAGGACGACGACGGCGTCGTCGACCTCGCGGAGGTCACGGGCGACGCCGAGCCCGAGCGCCCGGAGGACTGTGACTGTGGCGACTGGAACGCGGGGCTTGGCCTGCCATGCTGGCCCTGCTACCGCGAAGGCTTCGGGACGCCGGCCAGCGCCGGCGGGGAGGGCGCCGATGCGTGA
- a CDS encoding helix-turn-helix domain-containing protein — translation MTPTQQAPVGAPVVGATDKTPAQTYRAVAESDPFQAALVDAVRSTLAGVPHHARRRELEDAGVTAAEGGYATVLTALDRPAEHDRHQEALDTTARFGAAEASILGHLPLAGVTDGPLAALSAAEAAPTLAVRLSSDFRERPHAEREAVLSLLARLGTACDVRVVTTGLTARLLAREHRDVLPAAFSDAVDAHRKEAPTVDDAVEAARVELDPNSREVALLRRLAEEPGETLPYRELVAASTVSKGRVSQLLGDLEELDLVERYGPRSETRVELRPAGSAFVDALDAEHGRQAELDATFKDQSQVSKQAVVTPREHGSPSPAEADAADSTTPYRTRYCNRPAHHAPAAAAEDGAITAVEAPFDDTDTRTRWVSYNDDRDEVVVAVRATGALQYTVSTALSLASPRLFDRALPTDCLEAIDVPPEVLRDGRCIGGLSAEAAEDGQELRDRLIEWGEDLADMTTQLHQGDHERDRDAFRSDIVRSAHGLAGTIVHLLDVAGVDVVRELRVPRWLSHDKLSEIARAVTVSAAIQAEYSDRTLYRQVYERREDKRAGAFSVDVDAADPLGRYIGGLILRGPDVHRLARHVEGHLAAGPAPVHEEAPEIAIQVPVKIPDRSTYAETVARMGGEKNLDPTRDAVTILRTLTSSPYAVADALHTLGSEGIPRAITLDEVRAALGHLEADRLLPDAPPTVGKIIQALLRSKTALTPSDLAEAAGVSTASIHRHTDTLAALTLVEKTEDGLRFSLPTREERGEPIRPAVLEDTAAARQDLLFDVVLALTDDPPTDLLTAVFTGGTYDEALLRRRLPDIDPWVYVARSLSEDPDLPATTVTVGNPTTQTALADAGGAG, via the coding sequence GTGACACCGACTCAACAGGCGCCCGTCGGCGCTCCCGTCGTCGGCGCCACCGACAAGACGCCGGCACAGACGTACCGCGCCGTCGCCGAGAGCGATCCCTTCCAGGCTGCCCTCGTCGACGCCGTCCGCTCGACCCTCGCCGGCGTGCCCCACCACGCTCGCCGTCGCGAGCTCGAGGACGCCGGTGTCACCGCGGCCGAGGGGGGGTACGCGACAGTACTAACGGCCCTCGATCGCCCCGCGGAGCACGACCGCCACCAGGAGGCCCTCGACACGACCGCACGCTTCGGCGCCGCCGAGGCGTCGATCCTCGGCCACCTCCCCCTCGCCGGCGTCACAGACGGCCCGCTGGCGGCGCTCTCGGCCGCCGAGGCAGCACCGACCCTCGCAGTGCGGCTCTCGTCCGACTTCCGCGAGCGGCCGCACGCGGAGCGCGAGGCGGTCCTCTCGTTGCTGGCTCGCCTGGGGACGGCGTGTGACGTGCGAGTTGTCACGACCGGCCTCACGGCCCGACTGCTGGCCCGGGAACACCGCGACGTTCTCCCGGCCGCGTTTAGCGACGCGGTCGATGCCCACCGGAAGGAGGCACCCACCGTCGACGACGCGGTCGAGGCCGCACGGGTCGAACTGGATCCGAACAGTCGTGAGGTGGCGCTCCTCCGCCGACTCGCGGAAGAGCCGGGCGAGACGCTCCCCTACCGGGAACTCGTCGCGGCGTCGACGGTGTCGAAAGGGCGCGTGTCTCAGCTTCTCGGCGACCTCGAGGAACTCGATCTCGTCGAACGGTACGGCCCCCGGTCGGAGACTCGCGTCGAACTCCGGCCAGCGGGATCGGCGTTTGTGGACGCTCTCGACGCCGAACACGGCCGGCAAGCAGAACTCGACGCTACGTTTAAAGATCAGTCTCAGGTTTCCAAACAGGCCGTGGTAACCCCGCGCGAGCACGGGAGCCCCTCCCCCGCCGAGGCCGATGCCGCCGACAGCACCACCCCTTACCGCACCCGCTACTGCAACCGCCCGGCGCACCACGCTCCCGCTGCGGCGGCTGAGGACGGCGCGATCACCGCCGTAGAGGCTCCTTTCGACGACACTGACACGCGGACTCGGTGGGTCTCGTACAACGACGATCGCGACGAGGTGGTCGTTGCGGTCAGGGCAACTGGGGCCCTCCAGTACACGGTGAGCACCGCGCTGAGTTTAGCGTCGCCGCGGCTGTTCGACCGAGCGCTTCCGACGGACTGCCTTGAGGCAATCGACGTCCCGCCCGAGGTCCTTCGCGACGGCCGGTGCATCGGCGGCCTCTCTGCCGAGGCAGCTGAAGACGGCCAGGAACTCCGCGACCGGCTGATCGAGTGGGGCGAGGACCTCGCCGACATGACGACGCAACTCCACCAGGGCGACCACGAACGAGACCGCGACGCCTTCCGTAGCGATATCGTGCGGTCGGCGCACGGCCTCGCCGGGACGATCGTCCACCTCCTCGATGTCGCCGGCGTCGACGTGGTTCGCGAACTCCGCGTTCCGCGATGGCTCTCCCACGACAAACTCAGCGAGATCGCCCGCGCCGTCACCGTCAGCGCCGCGATCCAGGCAGAGTACTCAGATCGAACGCTGTACAGACAGGTGTACGAGCGCCGGGAGGACAAGCGAGCCGGTGCCTTCAGCGTCGACGTCGACGCCGCCGATCCGCTGGGGCGCTACATCGGGGGGCTCATCCTTCGCGGCCCGGACGTCCACCGTCTTGCCAGGCACGTTGAGGGGCACCTCGCTGCGGGCCCGGCGCCGGTCCACGAGGAGGCCCCCGAGATTGCTATTCAGGTGCCAGTCAAGATCCCCGACCGGAGTACCTACGCCGAGACGGTCGCTCGGATGGGCGGCGAGAAGAATCTCGACCCGACTCGTGACGCTGTCACGATCCTCCGGACACTCACCAGCTCCCCCTACGCCGTCGCTGACGCACTCCACACTCTCGGAAGCGAGGGGATCCCCCGAGCCATCACGCTCGACGAGGTACGAGCTGCTCTCGGCCACCTGGAGGCCGACCGACTCCTCCCCGATGCGCCACCGACCGTCGGTAAGATAATCCAGGCGTTACTCCGGTCGAAAACGGCGCTCACGCCGTCCGACCTGGCCGAGGCGGCCGGCGTATCGACCGCGTCGATCCACCGCCACACGGACACCCTCGCCGCCCTCACGCTCGTCGAGAAGACCGAGGACGGCCTCCGCTTCTCCCTCCCCACTCGCGAGGAACGGGGCGAACCGATCCGCCCGGCGGTCCTCGAGGACACCGCCGCCGCTCGCCAAGACCTACTGTTCGACGTCGTCCTCGCACTGACCGATGACCCCCCGACCGACCTCCTCACAGCCGTCTTCACCGGCGGCACCTACGACGAGGCGCTCCTACGGCGCCGTCTTCCGGACATCGACCCCTGGGTTTACGTCGCCAGGAGCCTCTCCGAGGATCCCGATCTACCCGCGACGACCGTGACGGTCGGGAATCCGACCACACAGACAGCCCTCGCCGACGCTGGGGGTGCTGGATGA
- a CDS encoding DUF7557 family protein: MPQLSTNIRITGETYDRLDELKRDGDSFDDVIRRHVDVDA; this comes from the coding sequence ATGCCCCAGCTTAGTACCAACATTCGCATCACCGGAGAGACGTACGACCGCCTCGACGAGCTGAAGCGCGACGGCGACTCGTTCGACGACGTGATCCGCCGTCACGTCGATGTCGACGCGTGA